The following coding sequences lie in one Cucurbita pepo subsp. pepo cultivar mu-cu-16 chromosome LG13, ASM280686v2, whole genome shotgun sequence genomic window:
- the LOC111808646 gene encoding vegetative cell wall protein gp1-like: MAAHHFVIFIGLLMVVTHAPAVTSDQSLFYPRFGGISTKMKMSGVDFFGRSLPVVPGGPDPIHNRDPLPPARSLPIVPGGPDPIHNRVPLPSTRLPIVSGGPDPIHNRVPLPSTRLPIVPGGPDPIHNRVPLPSTRLPIVPGGPDPIHNRVPLPSTRLPIVPGGPDPIHNRVPLPSTRLPIVPGGPDPIHNRVPLPSTRLPIVPGGPDPIHNRVPLPSTRLPIVPGGPDPIHNRVPLPSTRLPIVPGGPDPIHNRVPLPSTRLPIVPGGPDPIHNRVPLPSTRLPIVPGGPDPIHNRVPLPSTRF, from the exons ATGGCGGCTCATCATTTTGTCATCTTCATCGGACTTCTCATGGTCGTCACCCATGCCCCGGCGGTCACTTCTGACCAGAGCTTGTTTTACCCACGTTTTGGGGGAATATCCACAAAGATGAAGATGAGTggtgttgatttttttggaaGATCTCTACCCGTAGTTCCAGGGGGTCCAGACCCAATTCATAACCGTGATCCTCTTCCACCTGCTCg atCTCTACCCATAGTTCCAGGGGGTCCAGACCCAATTCATAACCGTGTTCCTCTTCCATCTACTCGGTTACCCATTGTTTCAGGGGGTCCAGACCCAATTCATAACCGTGTTCCTCTTCCATCTACTCGGTTACCCATAGTTCCAGGGGGTCCAGACCCAATTCATAACCGTGTTCCTCTTCCATCTACTCGGTTACCCATAGTTCCAGGGGGTCCAGACCCAATTCATAACCGTGTTCCTCTTCCATCTACTCGGTTACCCATAGTTCCAGGGGGTCCAGACCCAATTCATAACCGTGTTCCTCTTCCATCTACTCGGTTACCCATAGTTCCAGGGGGTCCAGACCCAATTCATAACCGTGTTCCTCTTCCATCTACTCGGTTACCCATAGTTCCAGGGGGTCCAGACCCAATTCATAACCGTGTTCCTCTTCCATCTACTCGGTTACCCATAGTTCCAGGGGGTCCAGACCCAATTCATAACCGTGTTCCTCTTCCATCTACTCGGTTACCCATAGTTCCAGGGGGTCCAGACCCAATTCATAACCGTGTTCCTCTTCCATCTACTCGGTTACCCATAGTTCCAGGGGGTCCAGACCCAATTCATAACCGTGTTCCTCTTCCATCTACTCGGTTACCCATAGTTCCAGGGGGTCCAGACCCAATTCATAACCGTGTTCCTCTTCCATCTACTCggttctaa
- the LOC111809180 gene encoding protein P21-like, whose amino-acid sequence MKITIFFLLFSTLFCVKYADAATFKVRNNCPFTVWAAAVPGGGRRLNRNEVWTFWVNPGTAAARIWARTNCNFDQSGNGRCQTGDCGGRLQCQGYGAPPNTLAEYALNQWNNLDFFDISLVDGFNVPMEFSPTSGRCRGISCRFDINAQCPNELRAPGGCNNPCTVFKSDRYCCNSGNCGATWYSRFFKDRCPSAYSYPNDNPTSTFTCPGGTNYRVVFCP is encoded by the coding sequence ATGAAGatcaccattttctttctccttttctccaCGCTTTTCTGCGTCAAATATGCGGATGCAGCCACTTTTAAAGTCCGCAACAATTGCCCTTTCACCGTTTGGGCGGCCGCTGTACCGGGCGGCGGACGAAGGCTCAACCGTAATGAGGTATGGACATTCTGGGTTAACCCCGGCACTGCGGCCGCTCGCATTTGGGCTCGAACCAACTGCAACTTTGACCAGTCTGGCAACGGACGATGTCAAACTGGGGACTGTGGTGGTCGCCTCCAATGCCAAGGCTACGGCGCTCCGCCCAACACCCTAGCTGAATACGCATTGAACCAATGGAACAACTTGGACTTCTTTGATATCTCGCTTGTCGATGGGTTTAACGTTCCAATGGAGTTCAGTCCCACTTCTGGTCGGTGCAGGGGCATCAGCTGTCGGTTTGACATCAACGCACAGTGCCCGAACGAGCTGAGGGCTCCGGGAGGCTGTAACAACCCGTGCACTGTCTTCAAGAGCGACCGGTATTGCTGCAACTCCGGCAACTGTGGAGCCACCTGGTACTCGCGATTTTTCAAAGACAGGTGCCCCAGCGCTTACAGTTACCCCAACGACAATCCAACCAGCACCTTCACTTGCCCCGGCGGAACCAACTATAGGGTTGTTTTCTGCCCTTAA